A portion of the Desulfotignum phosphitoxidans DSM 13687 genome contains these proteins:
- the cooS gene encoding anaerobic carbon-monoxide dehydrogenase catalytic subunit yields the protein MVENKKAEKAPKLVDPKEVSIDLGTQELQARAQKMGIDTVFDRAFSMKPCAIGIQGICCKNCSMGPCRLPLPKSGIEGEDTRKGLCGATPNTIAARNFIRMIAGGASAHSDHGRCVAEVFMSAARKETEAYKIKDTQKLLSIAPHLGVATTVEVDGETQDRDLDEIALEVADVALREWGKPEGELLYMKRAPEALYEKWKKQGVLPRNIDREIVEIMHRTHMGVDQDYKNLMKQGTRAALADGWGGSMLATDLQDVLFGTPYPLQSEANLGIMKEDHVNIIVHGHEPILSEIIVAVAQSEEMLTYAKEKGAAGIQLGGICCTANEMLQRHGIPTAATFLQQELAIITGACDAMVVDIQCIMQNLANVAKCFHTKLITTHPIAKMEQDNVIHIEFDEHHALEDAKRIVKLAIDNFANRGADVMIPQYKTQQIAGFGVESIQYHLGGTFRGTYYTLNDNIINGRIRGIAGVVGCNNARTKHNDGHIRVVKELIKNDVIVLTTGCNAIACAMEGLLTPESAAVHCGPGLAEICETVGIPPVLHLGSCVDNSRILLAATEVVKAGGLGNDICDLPAAGSAPEWMSEKAISIGHYFVASGVYTVFGVTLPTSGAPVFHDYISKEMEKIYGGKWDLEVDPIKHAHLMIAHIDKKRKALGIDKARERVLMDMADRQKLEA from the coding sequence ATGGTAGAAAATAAAAAAGCAGAAAAAGCACCCAAACTGGTTGATCCGAAAGAAGTCTCCATCGACTTAGGCACCCAGGAATTGCAGGCGCGTGCCCAGAAAATGGGGATCGATACGGTTTTTGACAGAGCCTTCAGCATGAAACCCTGTGCCATCGGTATCCAGGGCATTTGCTGCAAGAACTGCTCCATGGGGCCCTGCCGGCTTCCATTACCCAAAAGCGGCATTGAAGGCGAAGATACCCGAAAAGGGCTTTGCGGTGCGACCCCCAACACCATTGCAGCCAGAAATTTTATCCGCATGATTGCCGGCGGTGCTTCCGCACACTCCGACCATGGTCGCTGTGTGGCAGAGGTGTTCATGTCGGCTGCCAGAAAAGAAACAGAAGCCTACAAGATCAAAGATACCCAGAAACTGTTGAGTATCGCCCCTCATCTGGGCGTTGCAACCACCGTTGAGGTGGACGGGGAAACCCAAGACCGGGATCTGGATGAAATTGCCCTGGAAGTGGCCGATGTTGCCCTCAGAGAATGGGGAAAACCGGAAGGGGAACTGTTATATATGAAACGCGCCCCGGAAGCGTTGTATGAAAAATGGAAAAAACAAGGCGTGCTTCCCAGAAACATTGACAGGGAAATTGTTGAAATCATGCACCGGACCCACATGGGGGTTGACCAGGATTACAAGAACCTGATGAAACAGGGCACCCGGGCCGCACTGGCGGATGGCTGGGGCGGTTCCATGCTGGCCACCGATCTCCAGGATGTGCTTTTCGGTACCCCCTATCCTCTTCAGTCCGAAGCCAATCTGGGCATCATGAAAGAAGACCATGTCAATATTATTGTTCACGGGCATGAACCGATTCTGTCTGAAATCATTGTTGCCGTTGCCCAGTCCGAAGAGATGCTCACCTATGCCAAAGAAAAAGGCGCGGCCGGCATCCAGCTGGGCGGTATCTGCTGTACAGCCAATGAAATGCTCCAGAGACACGGTATTCCGACAGCCGCCACCTTCCTCCAGCAGGAACTGGCGATCATCACCGGGGCCTGCGATGCCATGGTGGTGGATATCCAGTGTATCATGCAGAACCTGGCCAATGTGGCCAAATGTTTTCATACCAAACTCATCACCACCCATCCCATTGCAAAAATGGAACAGGACAATGTCATCCATATCGAGTTTGATGAACATCATGCCCTGGAAGATGCCAAACGCATTGTCAAACTGGCCATCGACAATTTTGCCAACCGCGGAGCCGATGTCATGATCCCGCAATACAAAACCCAGCAGATTGCGGGTTTTGGTGTGGAATCCATTCAATACCATTTAGGTGGGACTTTCCGCGGCACATACTATACTCTCAATGACAATATCATCAACGGACGGATTCGCGGTATTGCCGGTGTGGTGGGGTGTAACAATGCCAGAACCAAACACAATGACGGGCATATCCGGGTCGTCAAGGAACTGATCAAAAACGATGTCATCGTTCTTACCACGGGCTGTAATGCCATCGCCTGCGCCATGGAAGGACTGTTAACGCCTGAATCCGCAGCCGTACACTGTGGACCGGGACTGGCTGAAATCTGCGAAACCGTCGGGATTCCGCCGGTCCTTCACTTAGGATCCTGTGTCGATAACTCCCGGATTCTGCTTGCCGCCACTGAAGTGGTCAAGGCCGGCGGACTGGGCAACGACATCTGTGACCTGCCGGCTGCCGGCAGTGCACCGGAATGGATGAGTGAAAAAGCCATTTCCATTGGCCACTATTTTGTTGCCTCCGGCGTATATACCGTATTCGGTGTCACGTTGCCGACCTCCGGAGCACCGGTGTTCCATGACTATATTTCCAAGGAAATGGAAAAGATCTACGGCGGCAAATGGGATCTTGAAGTGGATCCCATCAAGCATGCCCACCTTATGATCGCCCACATTGACAAGAAAAGAAAAGCCCTGGGTATCGATAAGGCCAGAGAACGGGTATTGATGGATATGGCCGACCGGCAGAAACTGGAAGCCTGA
- the acsC gene encoding acetyl-CoA decarbonylase/synthase complex subunit gamma gives MALTGIQIFKLLPKTNCKECGVPTCLAFAMNLASGKAELDSCPYVSDEAKEQLAEASAPPIRPVALGKGVRKTATGGETVLYRHEKTFFNPTVLAATVSSDTDLAALDTKLKIYNAFQYERVGLNLRPELLVVKDAGNGADAFAAVAEKIAKESEFNLVLMTEDAAVMKAGIDKAGFKRPLLYAATEANADEFGAMAKEAELPLAVKADSVEALIPLTEKLTGMGLKDLVIDSGSREIKQALEDQVAIRRAALKAGNKALGFPTIVFPCEMASNLDMETLIAGMYVAKYGGIVVMSDFATESLFPLLLERLNIFTDPQRPMTVTEGIFEINNPDENSPVLVTTNFALTYFIVSGEIEASKVPAWLLVKDSEGLSVLTAWAAGKFGGDDVGLFVKKCGIMDKVKHQELIIPGYAAAIAGDVEEELPGWTITVGPREAAHLPAFLKARK, from the coding sequence ATGGCATTAACCGGTATACAGATATTCAAACTCCTGCCCAAGACCAACTGCAAGGAGTGTGGCGTTCCCACCTGCCTTGCATTTGCAATGAACCTGGCATCGGGGAAAGCGGAACTGGACAGTTGCCCCTATGTGTCGGATGAAGCCAAAGAACAGCTGGCCGAAGCATCCGCGCCTCCGATTCGTCCGGTCGCACTGGGCAAAGGGGTCCGAAAGACCGCGACCGGCGGTGAAACCGTTCTTTACAGACATGAAAAAACCTTTTTCAATCCCACGGTACTGGCCGCCACCGTGTCCTCGGACACGGATCTGGCCGCCCTGGATACCAAACTCAAAATTTACAACGCATTCCAGTATGAACGGGTGGGTCTGAATCTGCGCCCGGAACTGCTGGTGGTCAAAGATGCGGGCAACGGGGCAGACGCGTTTGCCGCGGTGGCTGAAAAAATCGCCAAAGAATCGGAATTCAACCTGGTACTCATGACCGAAGATGCAGCTGTCATGAAGGCCGGTATTGACAAAGCCGGATTCAAACGGCCCTTGCTCTATGCCGCCACTGAAGCCAATGCCGACGAATTCGGTGCCATGGCCAAGGAAGCGGAACTGCCCCTGGCTGTGAAAGCCGATTCCGTGGAAGCGCTGATTCCGCTGACGGAAAAACTCACGGGCATGGGGTTGAAAGACCTGGTCATCGATTCCGGATCCCGGGAAATCAAACAGGCCCTGGAAGACCAGGTCGCCATCCGCCGGGCCGCATTAAAAGCGGGCAACAAAGCCCTGGGATTCCCCACCATTGTGTTCCCGTGTGAAATGGCATCCAATCTGGACATGGAAACATTGATCGCGGGCATGTACGTGGCCAAATACGGCGGCATTGTGGTCATGTCGGATTTTGCCACGGAATCACTGTTCCCGCTGCTGCTGGAACGCCTCAATATTTTTACCGATCCCCAGCGGCCCATGACCGTGACCGAAGGCATCTTTGAGATCAACAATCCGGATGAAAATTCCCCCGTGCTGGTGACCACCAACTTTGCATTGACCTACTTTATCGTGTCCGGTGAAATTGAAGCCAGCAAAGTGCCGGCATGGCTGCTGGTCAAAGATTCCGAGGGCCTGTCCGTGCTTACGGCATGGGCCGCCGGAAAATTCGGCGGTGATGATGTCGGCCTGTTTGTGAAAAAATGCGGTATCATGGACAAGGTCAAACATCAGGAACTGATCATCCCGGGTTATGCCGCTGCCATTGCCGGGGATGTGGAAGAAGAACTGCCCGGCTGGACCATTACCGTGGGTCCCAGAGAAGCCGCTCATCTGCCGGCGTTCCTTAAAGCAAGAAAATAA
- the acsB gene encoding acetyl-CoA decarbonylase/synthase complex subunit alpha/beta gives MSKLIAFAAIQGGYKVVAQVEGELEKALQSYDASTKIGFPNTAYYLPVIYSLTGLKCETLEDLKKPMEFARGLLPPHIKLRNWLPYLGPLLDAGMAGIISYEVKEALRYLYEPDFYIPQEDPDVENGKIWVGAADDTILRKRGVEFVDGSAPGFAAMVGAAPNKEIAKMIVEDYQKRSLYIFCAANHNGKTLIQQCLDAGMQIGWNTRIVPFGPDISSAVFALGFANRAAMAFGGVQPGDYKKILKYNKDRIFAFVNALGDVGTEWGVAAAGCVNWGFPTLADTEIPEILPTGICTYEHVVAPVAHDEMVQRSVEVRGLKVQVAEIDIPCAFGPAYEGERVRGADLYAQCGGGKTQCTELVKMADMNKIEDGKVEIVGPDITDLKEGGTFPLGIFVQIAGREFQDDFEPIMERQIHHLINYIQGIMHIGQRDISWVRISKAAIEKGFTLKDIGVVLHAKFHQDFNKIVDKVQVTLYTKKEDVDKMTATARENYKTRDERVDKMTDEGVETFYSCTLCQSFAPSHVCTVSPERTGLCGAYNWMDCKASYEINPTGPNQPIEKGECLDPKLGQWKGVNEFVYKASRGAVTHYNFYSLVIDPMTTCGCCECIAALLPSCNGVMTVGRDYSGETPCGMKFTTLAGVMGGGASSPGFVGHSKFNITQKKFILGDGGLLRMVWMPKMLKEELKERIVARGEEMGVPGLFDMIADETVGTTEEEILPFLQEKGHPALNMESLVG, from the coding sequence ATGTCTAAATTAATTGCATTTGCCGCTATTCAGGGTGGTTACAAAGTAGTTGCACAGGTGGAAGGTGAGCTGGAAAAAGCCCTTCAGTCCTATGATGCCAGTACCAAAATCGGATTTCCCAACACCGCATATTATCTGCCGGTCATCTATTCTTTGACCGGGTTGAAATGCGAAACCCTGGAAGATCTGAAAAAACCCATGGAATTTGCCCGGGGCCTGCTGCCCCCCCATATTAAACTCAGAAACTGGCTGCCGTACCTGGGACCCCTCCTGGATGCGGGCATGGCCGGTATCATCTCCTATGAGGTGAAAGAAGCTCTGCGGTATCTGTATGAACCCGATTTCTATATCCCCCAGGAAGACCCGGATGTGGAAAACGGCAAAATCTGGGTAGGTGCGGCCGACGATACCATCCTGCGGAAACGCGGGGTGGAGTTTGTGGACGGTTCCGCCCCCGGGTTTGCCGCCATGGTGGGCGCAGCGCCCAACAAAGAGATCGCCAAAATGATCGTGGAAGACTATCAGAAACGGTCCCTGTACATCTTTTGTGCAGCCAACCATAACGGCAAAACCCTTATCCAGCAGTGCCTGGATGCAGGTATGCAGATCGGGTGGAACACCCGTATCGTACCGTTCGGTCCGGACATCTCCTCGGCCGTGTTTGCTTTAGGATTTGCCAACAGAGCGGCCATGGCATTCGGCGGGGTCCAGCCCGGTGACTACAAAAAGATCCTGAAATACAACAAAGACCGGATCTTTGCCTTTGTCAACGCATTGGGTGATGTGGGCACTGAATGGGGTGTGGCCGCAGCCGGTTGTGTCAACTGGGGTTTTCCGACCCTGGCAGACACGGAAATTCCGGAAATTCTGCCCACGGGTATCTGTACCTACGAACATGTGGTGGCTCCCGTGGCCCATGATGAAATGGTCCAGAGATCTGTGGAAGTCAGAGGTCTCAAGGTTCAGGTGGCTGAAATCGACATCCCCTGCGCCTTTGGTCCGGCTTACGAAGGTGAGCGGGTTCGCGGGGCCGATCTGTACGCCCAGTGCGGCGGCGGCAAAACCCAGTGCACCGAGCTGGTGAAAATGGCGGACATGAACAAAATCGAGGACGGCAAGGTTGAAATCGTCGGCCCGGATATCACCGATCTCAAGGAAGGGGGTACCTTTCCGCTGGGTATCTTTGTTCAGATCGCCGGCCGGGAATTCCAGGATGATTTCGAACCCATCATGGAACGTCAGATCCATCATCTGATCAACTATATCCAGGGAATCATGCATATCGGCCAGAGAGACATCTCCTGGGTCCGGATTTCCAAGGCTGCCATTGAAAAAGGGTTTACCCTCAAGGATATCGGCGTGGTGCTCCATGCCAAATTCCACCAGGATTTCAACAAGATCGTGGACAAGGTTCAGGTCACCCTTTATACCAAAAAGGAAGATGTGGACAAGATGACGGCCACGGCCCGTGAAAACTACAAAACAAGAGACGAACGGGTGGACAAGATGACGGACGAAGGTGTGGAAACCTTTTATTCCTGCACCCTGTGCCAGTCATTCGCCCCGTCCCACGTGTGCACGGTGTCCCCGGAAAGAACGGGTCTGTGCGGTGCCTACAACTGGATGGACTGCAAGGCATCCTACGAGATCAACCCCACGGGTCCCAACCAGCCCATTGAAAAAGGCGAATGCCTGGATCCCAAGCTGGGTCAGTGGAAAGGGGTCAACGAGTTCGTATACAAAGCCTCCAGAGGGGCAGTCACCCACTATAACTTCTATTCTCTGGTGATTGATCCCATGACCACCTGCGGGTGCTGTGAATGTATCGCCGCATTGCTGCCCTCGTGCAACGGGGTTATGACCGTAGGCCGTGACTATTCCGGTGAGACCCCCTGCGGCATGAAATTCACCACCCTGGCCGGTGTCATGGGCGGTGGGGCATCTTCACCCGGCTTTGTGGGCCATTCCAAGTTCAACATCACCCAGAAAAAATTCATCCTGGGGGATGGGGGCCTGCTGCGCATGGTCTGGATGCCCAAGATGCTCAAGGAAGAGCTCAAGGAAAGAATCGTGGCCCGTGGCGAAGAAATGGGCGTTCCCGGTCTGTTTGACATGATCGCGGATGAAACCGTGGGCACCACGGAAGAGGAGATTCTTCCCTTCCTCCAGGAAAAAGGCCATCCGGCCCTGAACATGGAATCCCTCGTGGGATAG
- a CDS encoding ATP-binding protein, producing MSLKLAFGGKGGVGKTTVTGLIARTIAALDKERAVIAIDADPVANLAAALGIDETQPITPVAELSDLIAERTGAKPGTMGGFFTLNPKVDDIPDRFSLEKDGVKLLVMGTVQQGGSGCICPESTILKALMNHLVLARNEVVVMDMEAGVEHLGRATSGSVDALVVVVNPGKRSRVAADKIRKLGQDIGIKNIVVLGNRVASEQDKTLIRESMPDYPILGFLPEMDEIIQADRDGTRPFDNPDNIPEEVVRIARKLMALDGSNA from the coding sequence ATGAGTTTAAAACTGGCATTCGGCGGCAAAGGCGGGGTGGGCAAAACCACGGTCACCGGTCTGATCGCCCGGACCATTGCCGCGCTGGACAAAGAACGCGCTGTGATCGCCATTGACGCGGACCCCGTGGCCAATCTGGCTGCGGCCCTGGGCATCGACGAAACCCAGCCCATCACACCCGTGGCTGAACTGTCCGATCTGATTGCTGAACGGACCGGTGCCAAACCCGGCACCATGGGCGGATTTTTCACCCTCAATCCCAAAGTGGATGATATTCCGGACCGGTTTTCTTTGGAAAAAGACGGGGTCAAGCTGCTGGTCATGGGAACGGTTCAGCAGGGCGGCTCCGGATGCATCTGTCCGGAAAGCACCATTTTAAAAGCCCTGATGAATCACCTGGTTCTGGCCCGCAATGAAGTGGTGGTCATGGATATGGAAGCTGGAGTAGAACATCTGGGCCGGGCCACTTCCGGATCCGTGGATGCCTTGGTGGTGGTGGTGAATCCGGGGAAACGCAGCCGGGTGGCAGCGGACAAAATCCGGAAGCTGGGACAGGATATCGGGATCAAAAATATTGTGGTCTTAGGCAACCGGGTCGCTTCTGAACAGGACAAGACCCTGATCAGAGAATCCATGCCCGATTACCCGATCCTGGGATTTTTGCCGGAAATGGATGAAATAATTCAGGCGGACCGGGACGGCACCCGGCCCTTTGACAATCCAGACAATATTCCGGAAGAAGTGGTCCGCATCGCCCGGAAGCTGATGGCTCTGGACGGATCAAACGCCTGA
- a CDS encoding acetyl-CoA decarbonylase/synthase complex subunit delta produces MGFEITKETYAGAIKNITIGKGDGALTVGGQTSYPFYQFEGDMPNKPIIAMEIWDMEPEDWPEAAKAPFKDVLNDPVAWAKKCVDEYNAQAIVLQLKSTDPNDKDASADDAAQTVKKISEAINVPLIVWGSAVPAKDSEVLKKISEVCDGHNLVLGPVEEKNHKTIGAAAMGYGHTIISSSPIDVNLAKQVNILLENLGVSLDKVIVDPTTGGLGYGLEYSYSVMERLIQAAMTQGDDKLQNPMINNLGNEVWKCKEAKQPVDEAPELGDPERRGILMEAVGAVSYLMSGSSILIMRHPESIKLVRSFIDLAYAGGSAMDIGPVTKQLDDVEIDFAALSPEPDLTIAEEAKKAPAKKAAPEKKEAPKPAAAAPKADAKPAPAAEAKPAPAEEAKPEPAAAAADPAAEAKAKADAEEKAKADAEAKAKADAEARAKAEAEAKAKAEAEEKAKVEAKKKALKDAAAEREAEEQAIREKRAAEKEKAAAARASAPKSSVPMTAAKFQKTELERILENLDKVHRRVTE; encoded by the coding sequence GTGGGATTCGAAATAACCAAAGAAACCTATGCCGGCGCCATTAAAAACATCACCATTGGAAAAGGTGATGGCGCACTGACGGTCGGCGGTCAAACCAGCTATCCTTTTTATCAGTTCGAGGGGGATATGCCCAACAAACCCATTATTGCCATGGAAATCTGGGACATGGAACCCGAAGACTGGCCGGAAGCCGCCAAAGCACCCTTCAAAGATGTCTTAAATGATCCCGTGGCCTGGGCCAAAAAATGCGTGGACGAATACAACGCCCAGGCGATTGTGCTTCAGCTCAAGAGCACAGATCCCAATGATAAGGATGCCAGTGCGGATGATGCGGCTCAGACGGTCAAAAAAATCAGTGAGGCCATCAATGTCCCTTTGATTGTCTGGGGATCTGCCGTACCTGCCAAGGATTCAGAAGTCCTAAAAAAAATCAGTGAGGTGTGCGATGGCCACAACCTGGTTCTGGGACCGGTGGAGGAAAAAAACCACAAAACGATCGGTGCCGCAGCCATGGGGTATGGACATACCATTATTTCCTCTTCTCCCATTGACGTCAACCTGGCCAAACAGGTGAACATCCTGCTGGAAAATTTGGGTGTTTCTCTGGATAAAGTCATTGTGGATCCCACCACGGGCGGTCTGGGCTATGGCCTGGAATACTCTTACTCCGTGATGGAACGACTGATCCAGGCCGCCATGACCCAGGGAGATGACAAGCTTCAAAACCCGATGATCAACAACTTAGGCAACGAAGTATGGAAATGCAAGGAAGCCAAGCAGCCGGTGGATGAAGCACCGGAACTGGGTGATCCCGAACGGCGGGGCATTCTCATGGAAGCCGTGGGAGCGGTATCTTATCTCATGTCCGGCTCCAGCATCCTGATCATGCGCCATCCGGAATCCATCAAACTGGTCAGATCATTCATCGATCTGGCATATGCCGGCGGCTCTGCCATGGATATCGGCCCTGTCACCAAACAGCTGGATGATGTGGAAATCGATTTTGCCGCCCTGTCACCGGAACCGGATCTGACCATTGCGGAAGAAGCGAAGAAAGCCCCGGCCAAAAAAGCGGCGCCTGAGAAAAAAGAAGCGCCCAAACCTGCCGCAGCAGCCCCCAAGGCGGACGCCAAACCCGCCCCGGCTGCAGAAGCAAAACCGGCCCCGGCCGAGGAAGCCAAACCTGAACCTGCGGCAGCCGCTGCGGATCCGGCCGCGGAAGCCAAAGCCAAGGCAGATGCCGAAGAAAAGGCCAAAGCCGATGCGGAAGCCAAAGCCAAAGCCGATGCCGAAGCCAGGGCCAAAGCGGAAGCCGAAGCCAAAGCCAAGGCCGAAGCTGAAGAAAAGGCCAAGGTTGAGGCCAAGAAAAAAGCGTTGAAAGATGCCGCTGCCGAACGGGAAGCCGAAGAGCAGGCCATCAGAGAAAAACGGGCCGCTGAAAAAGAAAAAGCGGCGGCGGCAAGAGCGTCCGCGCCCAAATCATCTGTGCCCATGACCGCAGCAAAATTCCAAAAAACCGAGCTGGAAAGAATTTTAGAAAATCTGGACAAAGTGCACAGAAGAGTTACTGAATAG
- a CDS encoding dihydropteroate synthase has protein sequence MILFGESLNVISRVIGKEFKEPDPAKRNPEPIQAEVVRQKELGMDYIDINLGPAKKFGTELMPWVVNVVQEAVPGMPLLLDSSNIDAIEAGLKVCKPADAPHIVNSIMARPERYEKMVPLAAQYDADFVALMWGPEGLPRDENERAALAVELLYFANEAGIPNEKIWVDGIVTPVNIQQQQLMSLLNFQMMIDEIAPGAKSTCGLSNVSNGPPEHLRPILNQTYMVMLWKYGMKSVIADPLDKQLTAIAKGQRQDVVDLIWGMMDGNVPDISGLDKELADYAKTYKVIMGETLYSDSWLEI, from the coding sequence ATGATTCTATTTGGTGAAAGCCTGAATGTCATTTCCCGGGTCATCGGAAAAGAGTTCAAGGAACCGGATCCTGCCAAGCGGAACCCGGAGCCCATTCAGGCAGAAGTGGTCCGGCAGAAGGAACTGGGCATGGACTACATCGACATCAACCTGGGGCCTGCCAAGAAATTCGGCACCGAACTGATGCCCTGGGTGGTCAATGTGGTTCAGGAAGCGGTTCCGGGTATGCCCCTGCTGCTGGATTCTTCCAATATTGATGCCATTGAAGCCGGACTCAAGGTGTGCAAGCCGGCCGATGCTCCGCACATCGTTAACTCCATTATGGCCAGACCGGAACGGTATGAAAAAATGGTGCCCCTGGCGGCCCAGTATGATGCCGATTTTGTGGCCCTGATGTGGGGTCCTGAAGGGCTTCCCAGGGATGAAAACGAACGGGCCGCTCTGGCCGTGGAACTGCTGTATTTTGCCAATGAAGCCGGCATTCCCAATGAAAAAATCTGGGTGGACGGCATTGTGACCCCGGTGAATATTCAGCAGCAGCAACTCATGAGCCTGCTTAATTTCCAGATGATGATCGATGAGATCGCTCCGGGCGCCAAATCCACCTGCGGTCTGTCCAATGTATCCAATGGACCTCCGGAACATCTGCGGCCCATCCTGAACCAGACCTATATGGTCATGCTGTGGAAATACGGCATGAAATCAGTGATTGCCGATCCGTTAGACAAACAGCTCACGGCCATTGCCAAAGGCCAGCGCCAGGATGTCGTGGATCTGATCTGGGGCATGATGGACGGCAACGTGCCGGATATCTCCGGTCTTGACAAAGAACTGGCTGATTATGCCAAAACCTATAAAGTGATCATGGGCGAGACCCTGTATTCAGATTCATGGCTTGAAATCTAG
- a CDS encoding mechanosensitive ion channel family protein — MDPENFNEWLASLPKGTEAVLHSFNITPTPLISVGIALGMILVIAVITHFLLHKGLRVFLERGAKKSQKIWKTALHDGPLFQRVAFTIQAVLIQVQAKLWLDPETLSLAVISMVTRLWIILFSLLTVYAILDALLDISRQNRSLRELPLRGIFQSIKLITAIMAMVFVASTIIGKSPVILFSGLGAMTAVLMLIFKDPIMGLVGGIQLSANRMLSVGDWLEMPKYGANGDVIDVTLTSVKVQNWDKTITTIPTYALISDSFKNWRGMQESGGRRIMRNIHIDATSVYFLSEEQIACLGKASLLTEYMDKRLEEINRHNTAQELDMTCPINGRRLTNLGTFRAYLDQYLRNHPGIHQGMTMMVRQLEPGADGVPIQIYAFANTTAWVEYEGIQSDIFDHVLAVVPQFGLRLHQTPTGHDIRAAVSSLEALKTFSSE; from the coding sequence ATGGATCCGGAAAATTTCAATGAATGGCTCGCATCTTTGCCCAAAGGGACTGAAGCGGTTTTACACAGTTTCAATATCACACCCACCCCGTTGATTTCTGTGGGCATTGCCCTGGGAATGATTCTGGTCATTGCCGTTATCACCCATTTTCTTTTGCACAAAGGGCTTCGGGTGTTTTTGGAACGTGGTGCTAAAAAATCACAGAAAATCTGGAAAACCGCTCTGCATGACGGCCCGTTGTTTCAACGGGTGGCGTTTACCATCCAGGCGGTTTTAATTCAGGTTCAGGCAAAATTATGGCTGGATCCGGAGACCCTGTCACTTGCAGTCATTTCCATGGTGACACGGCTGTGGATCATTTTATTCAGCTTGTTGACGGTATATGCCATTTTAGATGCCCTGCTGGATATATCCCGCCAGAACCGGTCCTTACGCGAATTGCCTTTACGGGGTATTTTTCAGAGCATCAAACTCATTACCGCAATCATGGCAATGGTGTTCGTGGCATCCACCATCATCGGCAAATCCCCCGTGATCCTGTTCAGCGGTCTGGGTGCCATGACCGCTGTGCTGATGCTGATATTCAAGGACCCCATCATGGGGCTGGTGGGCGGCATCCAGTTGTCCGCCAACCGCATGCTCAGTGTGGGCGACTGGCTGGAAATGCCGAAATACGGGGCAAACGGAGATGTCATCGATGTCACATTGACATCGGTCAAGGTGCAGAACTGGGATAAAACCATCACCACCATTCCCACTTATGCCTTGATTTCCGATTCGTTCAAAAACTGGCGGGGAATGCAGGAATCCGGAGGCCGGCGGATCATGCGCAATATCCACATCGATGCGACCAGCGTTTACTTTCTTTCCGAAGAACAAATTGCCTGCCTTGGAAAAGCATCCCTGCTCACGGAATATATGGATAAGCGTCTGGAAGAGATCAACCGCCACAATACCGCCCAGGAACTGGATATGACCTGCCCCATCAACGGCCGCCGCCTGACCAACCTGGGAACCTTCCGGGCTTATCTGGATCAGTATCTGCGCAATCACCCTGGAATTCACCAGGGAATGACGATGATGGTGCGGCAGTTGGAACCCGGCGCAGACGGGGTGCCGATCCAGATTTATGCCTTTGCCAACACCACGGCCTGGGTCGAATATGAAGGGATTCAAAGCGACATCTTCGATCATGTGCTGGCAGTGGTACCGCAGTTCGGATTGCGCCTTCACCAGACGCCAACGGGTCATGACATTCGTGCAGCAGTTTCTTCTTTGGAAGCCTTAAAAACTTTTTCGAGTGAATAA